A region from the uncultured Bacteroides sp. genome encodes:
- a CDS encoding DUF5063 domain-containing protein codes for MKKESQVIFDRNVIEFVTVAAEFCAFLERTESMKRNTLVDTTLKILPLLYLKASMLPECEIMSEDALESYVTEEIYEILRINLTTILAEKDDYLEVFLSDMAYSDTPIKKCISEDLADIYQDVKDFIFVFQLGLNETMNDALAICKENFGNIWGQRLVNTLRALHNVKYNLDAEPEEYPDNEEANDHCNDEDCDCHSHQHNHDNE; via the coding sequence ATGAAAAAAGAAAGTCAAGTAATTTTTGATAGAAATGTGATAGAATTTGTCACTGTAGCAGCGGAATTTTGTGCCTTTCTGGAACGAACCGAAAGTATGAAACGCAACACACTTGTAGATACGACATTAAAAATACTGCCACTCCTTTACCTCAAAGCATCAATGCTACCCGAATGCGAAATAATGAGCGAAGATGCTCTCGAAAGTTATGTCACAGAAGAAATATACGAAATATTACGTATTAATTTAACAACTATTTTAGCAGAGAAAGATGATTATCTGGAAGTTTTCTTGTCGGATATGGCCTATAGTGATACACCAATAAAAAAATGTATCTCCGAAGATTTAGCTGATATCTACCAAGACGTTAAAGACTTTATTTTTGTTTTCCAACTGGGACTTAACGAAACAATGAACGATGCATTGGCAATATGCAAAGAAAACTTCGGAAACATCTGGGGGCAAAGATTGGTAAATACACTACGTGCACTACATAACGTAAAGTATAATCTCGATGCCGAACCAGAAGAATATCCGGATAATGAAGAAGCAAATGATCATTGTAATGATGAAGATTGCGATTGTCACAGTCACCAACACAATCACGACAATGAATAA
- a CDS encoding 3'-5' exonuclease, with translation MIIKRSISKEEITKLPKAAFPGNIHVIQTESEIEKAIAYLSSQQILGIDSETRPSFTKGQSHKVALLQISSEEFCFLFRLNLTGLPQSLIELLENPSIIKVGLSLRDDFMMLHKRAPFKQQACIELQDYVPSFGIQDKSLQKIYGILFDQKISKSQRLSNWEADVLSDAQKLYAATDAWTCLRIYKLLQELKDTGKFEMAPEEESLNADISAEHS, from the coding sequence ATGATTATAAAGAGAAGCATATCTAAAGAAGAGATAACGAAATTGCCTAAAGCCGCCTTTCCGGGAAATATACACGTTATCCAAACCGAATCGGAGATCGAAAAAGCAATAGCCTACCTCTCATCTCAGCAGATACTGGGAATTGACAGTGAGACCAGACCTTCCTTCACCAAAGGGCAATCACACAAAGTAGCTTTACTCCAAATCTCATCCGAAGAGTTTTGCTTTTTATTCCGCCTTAATTTGACCGGATTGCCCCAGTCCCTGATAGAACTACTTGAAAACCCATCAATAATTAAAGTTGGACTTTCACTACGGGATGATTTCATGATGTTGCACAAACGCGCACCGTTTAAGCAACAAGCATGCATTGAATTGCAAGACTACGTTCCCTCCTTTGGCATTCAAGATAAAAGTCTTCAAAAAATATATGGTATTTTGTTTGATCAAAAAATATCTAAATCGCAGCGTCTTTCAAATTGGGAGGCAGATGTGCTTAGTGATGCACAAAAACTCTATGCTGCAACCGATGCCTGGACATGCCTTAGAATTTATAAATTACTTCAAGAACTTAAAGATACCGGTAAGTTTGAAATGGCACCCGAAGAAGAATCATTAAATGCCGACATATCCGCCGAACATTCATAA
- a CDS encoding class I SAM-dependent rRNA methyltransferase, with protein sequence MFYKKVYLKPGKEESLKRFHPWIFSGAIAYFDGEPEEGELVEVYTSKEEFIAEGHFQIGSIAIRVLSFIQEEINQNFWKQKITIAYDMRKSIGLAANPINNTYRLIHGEGDNLPGLIIDIYANTAVIQAHSAGMHLDRMAIVEALSQVMGDKIENIYYKSETTLPFKADLLPENGFLKGGSTDNIAQEHGLKFHVDWLNGQKTGFFVDQRENRALLERYAKDRSVLNMFCYTGGFSFYAMRGGAKLVHSVDSSTKAIALTDKNVELNFPNDERHTSYAEDAFKFLDRMGDQYDLIVLDPPAFAKHKEALRNALQGYRKLNAKAFEKIKPGGILFTFSCSQVVTKDNFRTAVFTAAALSGRSVRILHQLTQPADHPINIYHPEGEYLKGLVLYVE encoded by the coding sequence ATGTTTTATAAGAAAGTATATCTAAAACCCGGAAAAGAAGAATCACTCAAGAGGTTTCACCCATGGATTTTTTCAGGTGCCATAGCCTACTTCGACGGAGAACCTGAAGAAGGTGAATTAGTCGAAGTATATACCTCAAAAGAAGAATTTATAGCCGAAGGACATTTTCAAATAGGAAGTATTGCCATACGCGTGCTAAGTTTTATTCAAGAGGAAATCAATCAGAATTTCTGGAAGCAAAAAATAACAATAGCCTATGACATGAGAAAAAGCATTGGCTTAGCAGCCAATCCTATCAACAATACTTATAGACTCATTCACGGAGAAGGTGACAATCTACCTGGATTAATTATTGATATATATGCCAACACAGCAGTTATACAAGCTCATTCGGCAGGAATGCACCTCGACCGTATGGCAATAGTCGAAGCACTCAGCCAGGTTATGGGAGACAAGATAGAAAATATATACTATAAATCAGAGACGACCCTACCATTCAAAGCCGATTTACTCCCTGAAAATGGATTTCTTAAAGGAGGCAGTACAGATAATATAGCCCAAGAGCATGGTCTGAAATTTCATGTAGATTGGCTAAATGGACAAAAAACCGGTTTTTTTGTTGACCAAAGAGAAAATCGTGCTTTGCTTGAACGCTACGCTAAGGATAGGTCCGTGTTGAACATGTTTTGCTATACAGGTGGTTTCTCGTTTTATGCAATGCGGGGTGGCGCAAAGTTGGTTCACTCTGTAGACAGTTCGACCAAAGCCATTGCTCTGACCGATAAGAATGTAGAACTCAATTTCCCGAATGACGAACGCCATACATCTTATGCCGAGGATGCTTTTAAATTTTTAGATCGCATGGGAGATCAATATGACCTCATCGTCTTAGATCCGCCGGCCTTTGCAAAACACAAAGAGGCATTGCGTAATGCACTACAAGGCTACCGCAAACTAAATGCCAAAGCTTTCGAGAAGATTAAACCCGGAGGCATCTTATTCACATTTTCCTGCTCTCAGGTTGTTACAAAAGATAATTTCCGCACTGCTGTTTTTACAGCAGCTGCCTTATCGGGCAGAAGCGTACGCATACTACATCAACTCACCCAGCCAGCAGACCATCCAATAAATATTTACCATCCGGAAGGAGAATATCTTAAAGGGTTAGTATTATACGTAGAATGA
- a CDS encoding nucleoside permease has translation MSVKYRLIIMNFLQYAIWGAWLISLGAYLGGGLQFSGRQIGSFFATMGIASLFMPAIMGIIADRWIPAQKLLGICHIIGAVLLITAAPQTEYISLYSLILCSVMFYMPTISLSNSVAYNALEKSGLDAVKSFPPIRVWGTVGFICAMIAIDLLGFAHSSMQLYSSAILGLILGAYSFTLPGCPTNKIEKNQSWVDTMGLRAFALFKQRKMAIFFIFSMLLGVSLQITNAFANDYLTNFFGNNELYKGTFGVEHANILISLSQISETLCILLIPFFLKKFGIKNVMLISMFAWVLRFALLGTGNPGEGIWMLVLSMLVYGVAFDFFNISGSLYVNQETDPCIRSSAQGVFMIMTNGFGSFFGSYAAGEIVDRKGWPDSWFIFAGYALVVGILFAFIFRYNHNSKEIVNK, from the coding sequence ATGAGCGTAAAGTATCGTTTAATAATTATGAATTTCCTGCAGTATGCTATCTGGGGAGCTTGGTTAATTTCACTAGGTGCTTATCTAGGCGGCGGATTGCAATTCAGCGGTCGACAAATTGGTAGTTTTTTCGCCACAATGGGCATTGCCTCACTCTTTATGCCTGCGATAATGGGCATTATAGCCGACAGATGGATACCCGCTCAAAAACTTTTAGGCATTTGCCATATTATAGGAGCCGTTCTCCTAATTACTGCTGCCCCGCAAACAGAATACATCTCTTTATATTCTTTAATATTGTGCAGCGTAATGTTTTATATGCCCACCATTTCACTATCAAATTCGGTTGCTTATAATGCTTTGGAAAAATCAGGATTGGACGCAGTAAAATCATTTCCCCCCATCCGTGTATGGGGAACAGTGGGTTTTATTTGCGCCATGATTGCCATTGATTTGCTCGGATTTGCGCACTCATCAATGCAGCTGTACTCATCAGCTATCTTAGGTTTAATTTTAGGAGCATACTCTTTCACATTGCCCGGCTGCCCAACAAACAAGATTGAGAAAAACCAATCGTGGGTAGACACAATGGGGCTACGCGCTTTTGCTCTCTTCAAGCAACGTAAAATGGCTATTTTCTTTATTTTTTCCATGCTCTTAGGCGTTTCATTACAGATAACTAATGCATTTGCAAACGACTATCTCACCAATTTCTTTGGCAACAACGAATTATACAAAGGTACTTTTGGAGTAGAACATGCCAATATTCTAATTTCACTCTCACAAATATCGGAAACATTATGCATTTTACTAATCCCCTTTTTCCTAAAAAAATTCGGGATTAAGAATGTAATGCTAATTAGCATGTTTGCATGGGTATTGCGCTTTGCTCTTTTAGGAACAGGAAATCCAGGAGAAGGAATATGGATGTTAGTACTATCAATGCTTGTTTATGGAGTCGCATTTGATTTTTTCAACATATCCGGCTCTTTATACGTTAACCAAGAAACAGACCCTTGTATTCGTTCGAGTGCACAAGGTGTTTTTATGATCATGACAAATGGTTTTGGCTCTTTCTTCGGATCGTATGCAGCAGGTGAAATTGTTGACAGAAAAGGATGGCCTGATTCTTGGTTTATTTTTGCAGGATACGCATTAGTTGTGGGAATTTTATTTGCTTTTATTTTTAGATACAATCATAATTCAAAGGAGATAGTAAATAAATGA
- a CDS encoding bifunctional nuclease domain-containing protein yields MKKKVELKVLNVSNSQAQACAYAMILGEVNGKRQLPIIIGSTEAQAIVLKLKGIESPRPLSHDFIETCLNEFSINVSEVLIYKAQEGIFYSYVYLKKEDKTIEIDSRTSDAVALAIRFKCPIYIYESILEKEAMAVDEESKEEEDMEEENLQSLKESLAKAIKEENYELASIIRDKISHLQ; encoded by the coding sequence ATGAAAAAGAAAGTTGAATTAAAAGTTTTAAATGTATCAAATAGTCAGGCACAAGCTTGCGCTTATGCAATGATACTCGGAGAAGTAAACGGCAAAAGGCAACTTCCCATCATAATAGGTTCTACTGAAGCACAAGCAATTGTGCTCAAATTAAAAGGCATAGAGTCACCACGTCCTCTTAGCCATGATTTCATTGAGACTTGCCTCAATGAGTTTTCAATCAATGTATCAGAAGTGCTGATCTACAAAGCTCAGGAAGGAATCTTTTATTCCTATGTGTATCTGAAAAAAGAAGATAAAACCATAGAAATAGACTCACGTACATCAGATGCCGTAGCTTTAGCCATTCGCTTTAAATGTCCCATTTACATCTATGAGTCAATCCTTGAAAAAGAGGCCATGGCTGTAGATGAAGAGAGTAAGGAAGAAGAGGATATGGAAGAAGAAAATCTGCAATCACTAAAAGAGAGTCTGGCCAAAGCCATAAAAGAAGAGAACTACGAATTAGCATCTATAATACGCGACAAGATTTCACACCTACAATAA
- a CDS encoding 16S rRNA (uracil(1498)-N(3))-methyltransferase produces MHIFYTPDILTKAELPEEEALHCIRVLRLTQGDEITLTDGKGYFYLAEITATTNKRCTVIIKKTIEQESLWPCHLHIAMAPTKNMDRNEWLAEKATEIGIDELTFLNCRYSERKVIKNERIEKILISAIKQSQKARLPRLNKMTDFNQFINQTFNGQKFIAHCYEGEKQLLKDALRKGEDALVLIGPEGDFSQEEVKKAIEKGFIPISLGQSRLRTETAALVACHTMIIVN; encoded by the coding sequence ATGCATATTTTCTATACTCCTGACATACTGACCAAGGCAGAGCTTCCCGAAGAAGAAGCTCTGCACTGCATTCGCGTATTACGATTAACCCAAGGAGATGAGATTACGCTAACAGATGGGAAAGGTTATTTCTATCTGGCAGAAATTACAGCCACAACAAATAAACGTTGCACCGTTATAATAAAAAAAACAATAGAACAAGAATCTTTATGGCCCTGCCACCTGCACATTGCTATGGCACCAACTAAAAATATGGATCGCAATGAATGGCTGGCAGAAAAGGCTACTGAAATAGGTATCGACGAGCTTACGTTTCTTAATTGTCGTTACTCGGAGCGGAAAGTAATCAAAAACGAACGCATAGAGAAGATTTTGATTTCGGCCATTAAGCAATCCCAAAAAGCCCGCCTGCCAAGACTGAACAAAATGACAGACTTTAACCAGTTTATCAATCAAACCTTCAATGGGCAGAAATTTATTGCACACTGCTATGAAGGGGAGAAACAATTACTGAAAGATGCTCTTCGGAAAGGAGAAGATGCTTTAGTTTTAATAGGTCCGGAAGGTGATTTCAGCCAAGAAGAAGTAAAAAAAGCCATAGAAAAAGGATTCATTCCTATCAGCCTCGGCCAATCGCGCTTACGCACGGAAACTGCGGCTTTAGTGGCTTGTCACACAATGATAATAGTTAACTAA
- a CDS encoding DUF4836 family protein codes for MVRKTIYRFAAFTILITILAACSTKTEYTNSIPADASAVATINLKSLVQKSGLNTKENERVKQKIMDAIKSGLGANAFKQIEKIVNVPEESGLALNEPVYFFTSRTLHYPALVFKVIDADKVHTTLEAMSSEQICQPIAKADGYEFTLFPDGSLCAYSKSTLLVVLSAEASELENTKKIIAKLMKQEPDKSAVKSNAFIKMTAQKGDVTFYASMQDLPASYTQQIGFGLSEELAMNELYLLGSFNFENGKISVNYETYTENRELEAQLKKQQKAFGTLKGSLTSYFPESTVAYAAINVKGEQCYSLLSENKEFINSFIGAERSEVKHLITHLDGEVAVAITDLSLMGMPSFIAYAEINDNTAVEALQKYAMTSPVPMYVGQTNKLVFITNNKILLSNAGKSQNDPLSKAPFASNIKGNAYYLALNAETLLKLRAVNMLGNLGEEFAMYKNMGSKVSYIEMRGLNDGKGEVTLVLKDKEKNALQQIVDFAKQFVAL; via the coding sequence ATGGTAAGAAAAACAATTTATCGGTTTGCAGCATTTACAATACTGATTACAATCTTAGCTGCTTGCTCTACCAAAACAGAATATACAAACTCCATTCCTGCTGATGCATCGGCAGTTGCAACTATCAACCTCAAATCTTTAGTGCAGAAATCGGGATTAAACACTAAAGAGAATGAAAGAGTAAAGCAAAAAATAATGGACGCTATCAAAAGCGGATTGGGAGCTAATGCCTTTAAACAAATAGAGAAAATAGTAAATGTACCCGAAGAAAGCGGACTAGCACTTAACGAACCGGTATATTTCTTTACATCTCGTACTCTCCATTATCCGGCTTTAGTATTTAAGGTGATTGATGCAGATAAAGTGCACACAACACTTGAGGCAATGTCTTCGGAACAAATATGTCAACCGATTGCAAAAGCAGACGGCTATGAGTTTACCCTTTTTCCAGACGGCTCTCTATGTGCATATTCAAAAAGCACCCTATTAGTTGTTCTATCTGCCGAAGCTTCTGAACTAGAAAACACAAAAAAAATCATCGCTAAGTTGATGAAACAGGAGCCTGACAAAAGTGCTGTCAAAAGTAATGCCTTTATAAAGATGACAGCACAAAAAGGAGACGTGACATTTTATGCTTCTATGCAAGACCTTCCTGCCTCATATACACAGCAAATCGGTTTCGGACTTTCTGAGGAACTAGCTATGAATGAACTTTATTTACTTGGCAGTTTTAATTTCGAAAATGGAAAAATTAGTGTTAACTACGAAACATACACTGAAAACAGAGAACTTGAAGCGCAACTGAAAAAACAACAAAAGGCATTCGGAACGTTGAAGGGCTCTCTCACTTCTTATTTCCCAGAGTCGACAGTGGCCTATGCCGCAATCAATGTAAAAGGAGAACAATGTTACAGCCTTTTATCAGAAAACAAGGAATTTATAAATTCATTTATCGGCGCCGAACGAAGTGAGGTGAAGCATCTGATAACACACCTAGATGGTGAGGTTGCCGTTGCCATCACAGACTTATCATTGATGGGAATGCCTTCATTTATTGCTTACGCTGAGATAAATGATAATACAGCAGTGGAAGCACTACAAAAATACGCAATGACATCGCCTGTCCCTATGTACGTGGGGCAAACGAACAAACTGGTCTTTATAACTAACAACAAAATCCTCCTGTCCAACGCAGGAAAGAGCCAGAATGATCCCTTGAGCAAAGCTCCCTTTGCTTCGAACATAAAAGGCAATGCATACTATCTGGCACTCAATGCAGAAACGTTGTTAAAGCTTCGTGCAGTGAACATGTTAGGTAACTTAGGAGAAGAGTTTGCTATGTATAAAAATATGGGATCAAAAGTCTCATATATTGAGATGCGCGGATTAAACGATGGCAAAGGAGAGGTGACGCTGGTCTTGAAAGACAAAGAAAAGAATGCCCTACAACAAATTGTTGACTTTGCTAAACAATTTGTTGCACTATAA
- a CDS encoding ATP-binding cassette domain-containing protein encodes MNSIHLQQTLPEVFAERNAIDSEVWHKDIAFVKNEIYLIEADSGTGKSSLCNFIYGYRKDYQGIISFDEKNIKTLPIKQWVDLRKHSISMLFQDLRLFTELTAVENIQLKNNLTGYKSKKEIITFFEALGIPDKLNNKVGKLSFGQQQRVAFIRALCQPFDFIFLDEPISHLDDSNGEIMGELLSAEARKQGAGIIVTSIGKQISLAYSKTLKL; translated from the coding sequence ATGAATAGCATCCATCTGCAACAGACATTACCCGAGGTTTTTGCCGAACGTAACGCAATTGATTCGGAAGTATGGCACAAAGATATTGCATTCGTCAAGAATGAAATTTATCTGATAGAAGCTGACTCGGGAACAGGGAAGTCATCACTTTGTAATTTCATATATGGTTATAGAAAAGATTACCAAGGGATTATTAGCTTTGATGAAAAAAACATCAAAACATTGCCCATAAAGCAATGGGTGGACTTGAGAAAACATTCTATTAGCATGCTTTTCCAAGATTTACGACTATTCACCGAACTTACGGCAGTCGAAAACATTCAATTAAAAAACAATCTCACCGGTTATAAAAGCAAAAAAGAAATAATCACTTTTTTTGAAGCATTAGGGATACCCGACAAACTTAATAATAAAGTAGGTAAACTATCATTCGGACAACAACAGCGAGTGGCTTTTATCCGCGCGCTTTGTCAACCATTCGATTTCATCTTTCTGGATGAACCTATCAGCCACCTCGACGATTCAAATGGGGAAATAATGGGAGAACTTCTCTCTGCCGAAGCTCGTAAACAAGGTGCGGGTATTATTGTGACATCCATCGGAAAACAGATAAGTCTGGCATATAGCAAAACACTAAAACTCTAA
- a CDS encoding ABC transporter permease, protein MKLLWKLLRQHISPGQLSGFFLANLFGMIIVLLSVQFYADVIPVFTQGDTFMKKEYIIVTKKMSTIGSLAGKNNAFSNDDIKSLGQQPFTKNIGAFTPSQFKVSAGLAMQETGIHLSTEMFFESVSDKFVDVNLDKWHFNKETSSIPIIIPRNYLNLYNFGFAQARNLPKLSEGLMGLIQMDITLRGNGRVEEYKGNIVGFSNRLNTILVPQSFMKWANNEFAPGTNPKPARLIIEVSNPADASIAQYFQKKGYEAENDKLDAGKTTYFLQLITGIVLSVGLFISVLSFYILMLSIYLLLQKNTTKLENLLLIGYSPVRVAIPYQLLTLGLNFIVLLLSIMFVAWIRTYYTRILTLLFPQIEIKSLLPAIVVGVLLFAVVSLINIIAVQKKVASIWMHKS, encoded by the coding sequence ATGAAACTTCTCTGGAAATTACTCAGACAACATATAAGTCCCGGCCAATTGAGCGGATTCTTTCTTGCAAATCTCTTCGGTATGATAATTGTATTACTCAGCGTACAGTTCTACGCAGATGTAATTCCGGTTTTCACTCAAGGAGACACTTTCATGAAGAAGGAATATATTATTGTTACCAAAAAAATGAGTACAATCGGTTCTCTTGCAGGAAAAAATAACGCATTTTCTAACGATGACATAAAATCATTGGGACAACAGCCATTTACTAAAAACATAGGAGCCTTTACCCCGTCTCAGTTTAAAGTTTCTGCTGGTTTAGCAATGCAAGAAACCGGGATTCACCTTTCCACGGAAATGTTTTTTGAATCTGTATCTGATAAATTTGTTGACGTAAACCTTGATAAATGGCATTTCAATAAAGAAACCTCTTCTATTCCTATCATTATACCTCGAAATTATCTGAACTTATATAATTTCGGATTTGCACAAGCACGAAATCTTCCAAAACTTTCGGAAGGGTTAATGGGGCTAATACAAATGGATATCACTTTGCGAGGCAACGGACGCGTGGAAGAGTATAAAGGAAACATCGTCGGATTTTCTAATCGATTAAACACTATTCTTGTTCCACAATCATTCATGAAATGGGCTAATAATGAATTTGCACCCGGCACCAATCCTAAGCCGGCACGACTTATCATCGAAGTCAGTAATCCGGCAGACGCATCCATAGCACAATATTTTCAAAAGAAAGGATACGAAGCTGAGAATGACAAACTGGATGCAGGAAAAACAACCTATTTCCTGCAGCTGATTACCGGCATTGTACTGAGCGTAGGACTCTTTATCAGTGTGCTGTCATTCTATATACTCATGCTAAGCATTTATTTGTTACTTCAAAAGAACACGACCAAGTTAGAAAATCTATTGCTTATAGGTTACAGCCCCGTACGGGTTGCAATCCCTTATCAACTGCTAACACTGGGGCTTAATTTTATTGTATTGCTACTCAGTATAATGTTTGTTGCATGGATACGTACTTATTATACAAGAATACTTACTCTTCTCTTTCCACAAATCGAAATTAAATCACTTCTGCCAGCTATTGTAGTTGGCGTTTTGCTTTTTGCAGTGGTATCATTAATTAATATAATCGCAGTGCAAAAAAAAGTAGCCTCTATCTGGATGCATAAATCCTGA
- the miaA gene encoding tRNA (adenosine(37)-N6)-dimethylallyltransferase MiaA codes for MPNYDLITILGPTASGKTPFAAMLAYELDTEIISADSRQIYKGMDLGTGKDIAEYTVKGKQIPYHLIDIATPGYKYNVFEYQRDFLKAYENIKAKNKQPILCGGTGLYLEAVLKGYKLIPVPENQELRNSLADKNLEDLTAILKKYKALHNSTDVDTVKRAIRAIEIEEYYASNEISNREFPLLHSLVIGLDIERELRREKITSRLNQRLDGGMINEIKGLLAQGIKPEDLIYYGLEYKYLTLYVTKQLTYEEMFIQLETAIHQFAKRQMTWFRGMERRGLKIHWIRASSPMEEKIEEVKKLI; via the coding sequence ATGCCGAACTATGATTTAATAACTATATTAGGCCCTACAGCTTCCGGCAAAACTCCTTTTGCTGCAATGCTAGCCTATGAGTTAGATACAGAAATTATTAGCGCTGACTCACGACAGATTTATAAAGGCATGGATCTGGGTACGGGTAAAGATATTGCTGAATATACAGTAAAAGGCAAACAGATACCTTATCACTTAATAGATATTGCAACCCCCGGCTATAAGTATAACGTATTCGAATATCAGCGCGATTTCTTAAAAGCATATGAGAACATTAAAGCAAAAAATAAACAGCCTATTTTATGTGGAGGTACCGGCTTATATTTAGAGGCTGTATTAAAAGGTTATAAACTAATTCCAGTGCCGGAAAATCAAGAACTTCGCAATAGTTTGGCTGATAAAAATCTAGAAGATTTGACTGCAATTCTTAAGAAATATAAAGCATTGCATAATTCTACGGATGTAGATACCGTAAAGCGTGCCATACGTGCTATTGAGATCGAAGAATATTACGCATCAAACGAGATCTCAAATCGAGAATTTCCACTGTTACACAGCCTTGTTATCGGGCTAGATATTGAAAGAGAGCTACGTCGTGAGAAAATAACCAGTCGCTTGAATCAACGACTGGATGGAGGCATGATAAACGAAATAAAAGGATTGTTAGCTCAAGGCATAAAGCCCGAGGATTTAATTTATTATGGACTCGAATATAAATACCTGACTCTCTACGTAACCAAACAGCTCACTTATGAAGAGATGTTTATACAACTAGAGACAGCGATCCATCAATTTGCCAAACGACAGATGACATGGTTTAGAGGCATGGAGCGAAGAGGACTTAAAATTCATTGGATAAGAGCGTCGTCTCCAATGGAAGAAAAGATAGAAGAAGTGAAGAAATTAATCTAA
- a CDS encoding diacylglycerol kinase family protein, whose translation MSVEPEKWGIIYNPKAGTRKVKKRWKEIKEYMDSKNVSYDYVQSEGFGSVERLAGILANNGYRTIVVVGGDGALNDAINGIMNSNALDKSDIAIGIIPNGIGNDFARYWNLNLEYREAVNWIINNRKKKIDVGYCHYYNGEKHERRYFLNAVNIGLGARIVKITDQTKRFWGVKFLSYLAALFLLFFERKLYRTHLKINDEHIRGRIMTVCVGSARGYGQTPSAVPYNGWLDVSVIHRPQVLQLISGLWMLIQGRILNHKMVKSYRTKKVRVLRARNASVDLDGRLLPKHFPIDIGILPESITLIIPN comes from the coding sequence ATGAGTGTAGAACCAGAAAAATGGGGAATCATATACAATCCCAAAGCCGGAACACGAAAAGTGAAGAAACGTTGGAAAGAGATTAAGGAATACATGGATAGCAAGAATGTATCTTACGACTATGTACAATCTGAAGGATTCGGATCGGTAGAACGATTAGCAGGCATCTTAGCTAATAATGGCTACCGCACAATTGTAGTAGTTGGCGGAGATGGTGCACTCAATGATGCAATTAACGGCATCATGAACTCCAATGCTTTAGATAAGAGTGACATAGCTATAGGTATTATTCCTAACGGCATAGGCAATGATTTTGCCCGATATTGGAACTTAAATTTGGAATATAGAGAAGCGGTAAACTGGATAATCAACAACCGTAAAAAGAAAATTGACGTTGGATATTGTCATTATTACAATGGGGAAAAACATGAACGTCGTTACTTTTTAAATGCTGTAAACATAGGCCTCGGAGCACGCATCGTGAAAATAACAGACCAGACAAAACGCTTCTGGGGTGTTAAATTCCTCTCCTATCTGGCGGCTTTATTTCTTTTATTCTTCGAGAGAAAGCTTTACCGGACGCACTTAAAAATAAACGATGAACACATCCGCGGGCGAATAATGACTGTTTGCGTAGGTAGTGCAAGAGGATACGGACAGACACCGAGTGCCGTACCATATAACGGTTGGCTTGATGTCTCCGTTATCCATCGTCCACAAGTACTTCAACTTATTTCCGGCTTATGGATGCTTATACAGGGACGAATATTGAACCATAAGATGGTAAAATCCTATCGCACAAAAAAGGTTCGGGTTCTTCGTGCCCGCAATGCTTCTGTAGATCTTGACGGACGCCTTTTACCCAAACACTTTCCTATTGATATCGGCATTTTGCCTGAAAGCATTACATTAATTATCCCTAATTAA